The Maridesulfovibrio hydrothermalis AM13 = DSM 14728 DNA window CTCGTTGCTGATATTCTCCGTAAGCACGGCGCAATGGAATACACCACAATCATTTCTGCAACAGCTTCTGAGCCAGCACCTCTGCAGTTTATTTCTGCATACACCGGTGCAACCATGGCTGAATACTATCGTGACGGCGGCAAGCACGCTCTTATCGCTTACGATGACCTTTCCAAGCAGGCTGTTGCGTACAGACAGATGTCTCTGCTTCTTCGTCGCCCTCCGGGACGTGAAGCATTCCCCGGTGACGTTTTCTACTTGCATTCTCGTCTTCTCGAGCGTTCTTGTAAAGTTAACGACAGCCTCGGTGCTGGTTCATTGACCGCTCTGCCGATCATTGAAACTCAGGCCGGTGACGTATCTGCATATATCCCGACCAACGTTATTTCTATTACTGACGGTCAGGTATATCTTGAGCCTAACCTCTTCAACTCCGGTATCCGTCCTGCGATTAACGTAGGTCTGTCCGTATCACGAGTTGGTGGTGCTGCTCAGATTAAAGCTATGAAGCAGGTTGCAGGTACTCTGCGTCTTGACCTTGCGCAGTATCGTGAACTCGCAGCGTTTGCTGCTTTCGGTTCCGATCTGGATAAAGCCACTCAGCAGAAGCTGAACCGTGGTGCCCGCATGGTTGAGCTGCTCAAGCAGTCTCAGTTTAAACCTATGAACGTTATGCAGCAGGTTGTATCTCTGTACGCCGGTACTCGCGGCCACATGGATGACATTCCTGTTACTGCTGTTCGTAAGTTTGAAGATGAACTCATTGAATTCATCGGTAGCGCAAAGCCTGAAATTCTGGAAGGAATTAAGACTAAGCAGGCTCTTGATGATGACCTCGAAGGCAAGCTGAAGGCCGCTCTGGAAGAGTTCAAAAAAGGTTTCACAGCTTAATCCTGGGAGGTAGTTATGGCTTCTCTTAAGGACGTCCAAAACCAAATAGTCAGTATTAAAAAGACTAAGCAGATTACCAAAGCAATGAATATGGTTGCTTCAGCTAAGCTGCGCGGTGCTCAGTCAAGAATTGACCGCTTCCGCCCTTATGCTGATAAATTCTATGAAATGCTTGGCGATCTGGCAGCAGGAGCGGACTCAAGTGTCCATCCTCTGCTCGAAGTCCACGAAGAGATCAAGACTGTAGGCATTATGCTTGTCACGTCTGATCGCGGACTTTGCGGTAGTTTTAATGCGAATATGATAAATGCGGCTCTTAAATTAGCTGCAGAAAAGAAGGCTGAAGGTAAAACTGTAAAGTTCTACTGCGTAGGTAAAAGAGGTCGTGATACCATTAAGAAGACTGAGTTCGAAATCATCGAAGCATACGCTGATGAGATGGGCTCCTTCGACTTTAATCTGGCAATCACAGTCGGTAACACTGTTATCGATGCCTACCTTGCTGAAGAGCTTGATGAGGTTTTCCTTGTTTTCGGAAAGTTTGTAAGCGTAGCTAGTCAGCCCCCGACCACACTTCAGATTCTGCCCATGTCATCTGACGCGGTAGGTGAAGAGGCTGAAGGCGGAGCATCTAGCGAATACATTTATGAACCTTCTGTTGAAGGTCTTCTCGCGGAGCTTCTACCCCGTTTTGTTAAAGTTCAGGTTTACCGTGGTCTTCTCGACACATCTACCAGCGAACACGCTGCACGTATGGCTGCAATGGATAATGCAACCAGAGCATGTGACGATATGACTGAAACTCTGACCTTGCTTTATAACAAAACCAGGCAGGCCGCTATTACCGCGGATCTTATGGACATTGTCGGCGGCGCTGAAGCGCTGAAAGGATAATATAGGGGGTTACTCGGATGAGTAAAGTTATAGGTAAAATTGTTCAGGTTATCGGCGCGGTTGTTGACGTCGAATTTCCTGAAGGGCAATTGCCCAACATTCTGACTGCGGTCGAGATTGATAACCCGAACAACTCTGATGCTCCTGATCTTATTTGTGAAGTAGCACAGCACCTTGGTGACAATGTTGTTCGTACCATCGCGATGGACGCAACAGAAGGTCTTGTTCGCGGAATGGACGCAGTAGCCAAAGGTAAAGCAATCAGCGTACCTGTTGGTGACGGCGTACTCGGTCGTATCCTTAACGTTGTTGGACGCCCTGTTGATGAACTGGGTCCCATCAAATGCGATAAAGATATGCCCATTCACCGCGGAGCACCCGAGTTCACCGAGCAGTCCACTACTGTTGAACTGCTTGAAACCGGTATCAAAGTTGTTGACCTTCTCGTTCCCTTCCCCAAGGGTGGCAAGATGGGTCTCTTCGGCGGCGCAGGTGTTGGTAAAACCGTTATTCTCATGGAAATGATTAACAACATTGCGAAACAGCACGGTGGTAAATCTTGCTTCGCTGGTGTTGGTGAGCGTACCCGTGAAGGTAACGACCTCTACCATGAAATGAAAGACGCTGGTGTTCTTGAGAAATCAGCTCTCGTATATGGTCAGATGAACGAACCTCCGGGGGCGCGTGCTCGTGTTGCTCTGACAGCATTGACCATCGCTGAATACTTCCGTGATGTTGAAGGTGAAGACGTTCTTCTCTTTATTGATAACATCTTCCGCTTCACACAGGCGGGATCTGAAGTATCCGCACTCCTCGGTCGTATGCCTTCCGCGGTTGGTTACCAGCCTACTCTTGGTACTGACCTTGGTGGCCTTCAGGAACGTATTACTTCCACAAACAAAGGTTCTATTACCTCTGTTCAGGCTGTATACGTACCTGCTGATGACCTTACTGACCCCGCACCGGCAACTACCTTCTCTCACCTTGACGGTACTCTCGTTCTTTCCCGTCAGATTGCAGAGCTTGGTATTTACCCTGCTGTTGACCCGCTTGACTCCACATCCCGTATCCTCGACCCCAACGTTCTTGGTGTCGAACACTACGAGACTGCTCGTGAAGTACAGATGGTTCTGCAGAAATATAAAGATCTTCAGGATATCATCGCCATTCTTGGTATGGATGAACTTTCTGATGAAGATAAACAGACTGTTGCACGTGCTCGTCGCATCCAGCGTTTCCTCTCCCAGCCGTTCCACGTTGCTGAAGTTTTCACCGGTACTCCCGGCGTTTACGTAAAGCTCGAAGAAACAGTTAAGGCTTTCAGAGGAATCCTCGACGGCAAATACGATGATCTGGCTGAAAACTCTTTCTACATGGTTGGCGGAATCGAAGAAGCCGTCGCGAAAGAGAAAAACAAATAGCATAGGACGCGATTATGGCTAGTAAGCTCCTCTTGGAAATCGTTACTCCTGATCGCAAGGTCCTTTCTCAGGAAGTCGACTATGTCGGCGCTCCCGGGATTGAGGGTGAGTTTGGTATTATGGCCAATCATATACCCTTCCTTTCAGCTCTCGGCGTAGGTAACCTTTATTTTAAAGAAGGTAATCGCACTCACTATATCTTTATTTCCGGCGGCTTTGCTGAAGTTGGAAATAATAAAGTGACCATTCTCGCTGAAGTTGCTGAAAAGGCCGTTGAGATCGATATCGCTCGGGCTCAGAAAGCTCAGGAAAAAGCGAAGGCTCGTTTGGCTAAAGCGCAGGATAACATCGAATCAGCTCGCGCACAGGCTGCTCTTCAGAGAGCCTTGTCCCGCTTGAGCTGTAAAGATGCTGCACAGCACGCAGGAACAACAACT harbors:
- the atpD gene encoding F0F1 ATP synthase subunit beta, with protein sequence MSKVIGKIVQVIGAVVDVEFPEGQLPNILTAVEIDNPNNSDAPDLICEVAQHLGDNVVRTIAMDATEGLVRGMDAVAKGKAISVPVGDGVLGRILNVVGRPVDELGPIKCDKDMPIHRGAPEFTEQSTTVELLETGIKVVDLLVPFPKGGKMGLFGGAGVGKTVILMEMINNIAKQHGGKSCFAGVGERTREGNDLYHEMKDAGVLEKSALVYGQMNEPPGARARVALTALTIAEYFRDVEGEDVLLFIDNIFRFTQAGSEVSALLGRMPSAVGYQPTLGTDLGGLQERITSTNKGSITSVQAVYVPADDLTDPAPATTFSHLDGTLVLSRQIAELGIYPAVDPLDSTSRILDPNVLGVEHYETAREVQMVLQKYKDLQDIIAILGMDELSDEDKQTVARARRIQRFLSQPFHVAEVFTGTPGVYVKLEETVKAFRGILDGKYDDLAENSFYMVGGIEEAVAKEKNK
- a CDS encoding F0F1 ATP synthase subunit epsilon encodes the protein MASKLLLEIVTPDRKVLSQEVDYVGAPGIEGEFGIMANHIPFLSALGVGNLYFKEGNRTHYIFISGGFAEVGNNKVTILAEVAEKAVEIDIARAQKAQEKAKARLAKAQDNIESARAQAALQRALSRLSCKDAAQHAGTTTH
- the atpA gene encoding F0F1 ATP synthase subunit alpha, which produces MQIKAEEISKIIEDQIQNYESKVEMSETGTVLSVGDGIARVHGVENAMAMELLEFPGGLMGMVLNLEEDNVGVALLGDDTGIKEGDPVKRTGKLFSVPVGKAVMGRVVNPLGEPIDGLGPIEAEETRPVELKAPGIIARKSVHEPMYTGLKAIDAMTPVGRGQRELIIGDRQVGKTAVCLDAILAQKDSGIHCFYVAIGQKKAAVALVADILRKHGAMEYTTIISATASEPAPLQFISAYTGATMAEYYRDGGKHALIAYDDLSKQAVAYRQMSLLLRRPPGREAFPGDVFYLHSRLLERSCKVNDSLGAGSLTALPIIETQAGDVSAYIPTNVISITDGQVYLEPNLFNSGIRPAINVGLSVSRVGGAAQIKAMKQVAGTLRLDLAQYRELAAFAAFGSDLDKATQQKLNRGARMVELLKQSQFKPMNVMQQVVSLYAGTRGHMDDIPVTAVRKFEDELIEFIGSAKPEILEGIKTKQALDDDLEGKLKAALEEFKKGFTA
- a CDS encoding F0F1 ATP synthase subunit gamma → MASLKDVQNQIVSIKKTKQITKAMNMVASAKLRGAQSRIDRFRPYADKFYEMLGDLAAGADSSVHPLLEVHEEIKTVGIMLVTSDRGLCGSFNANMINAALKLAAEKKAEGKTVKFYCVGKRGRDTIKKTEFEIIEAYADEMGSFDFNLAITVGNTVIDAYLAEELDEVFLVFGKFVSVASQPPTTLQILPMSSDAVGEEAEGGASSEYIYEPSVEGLLAELLPRFVKVQVYRGLLDTSTSEHAARMAAMDNATRACDDMTETLTLLYNKTRQAAITADLMDIVGGAEALKG